One region of Maylandia zebra isolate NMK-2024a linkage group LG10, Mzebra_GT3a, whole genome shotgun sequence genomic DNA includes:
- the nectin3b gene encoding nectin-3-like protein isoform X1 yields MLPSSQRSYFRQQRKVALFLLLFSITGVWCSQVVVPKRVSAVLGKNVTLECRVEVGTNLTLTQSSWERRLPSGSVTVAVYNPEFGTSIPPEFIHRLYFRSPSSHDATIVLENVGFADVGIYTCKVATFPLGNTQASTTVSVLVEPKVYVSAGSTALIDGGNETVVATCIAERARPPAEVSWESNLFGQSEVQLFDEPNGTTNTQVRYIWQPTRHVQGNTLTCVVRHPALQNDFRIPYQLNVQFAPDISVVGYDGDWYVGRENVQMTCKANANPPAHHFRWIRLDREMPEGVEMINSTLLFLRPLQRNDSGVYRCEVANDINLRSRDVRILIQDPPTMPSTITTPVLTGFSSTFVDDKGHVLLSSPTLEALPESNLGSIVGGAVGGALFLLLLLSLVGVCYLRKQQTFHGNYYTKQYLGPNDLQKAPTQHELHPTKAGSRSQHRDHDREEWGDRQLKQERDRRHHSDYNGEEYPVNGYTRAMRESRRHSHQQNHHHEHTQYSSPQQARCVRYPHSPKLQGNGSPYMSDDCYDSGPDGDYVSHKDGSVISRREWYV; encoded by the exons GTGTGTGGTGCAGCCAGGTGGTGGTGCCTAAAAGAGTGAGTGCCGTGCTGGGGAAGAATGTGACATTAGAATGCAGGGTGGAGGTTGGCACAAACCTTACTCTTACTCAGAGTTCCTGGGAGCGCCGTCTGCCTTCAGGCTCTGTCACAGTGGCTGTGTACAACCCGGAGTTTGGCACCTCCATCCCTCCAGAATTCATCCATCGTTTGTATTTCCGCTCACCCTCCTCCCATGATGCCACCATCGTACTGGAAAACGTGGGCTTTGCTGATGTCGGGATCTATACCTGTAAGGTAGCCACATTTCCTCTGGGAAATACTCAAGCATCCACCACAGTCAGTGTACTTG TGGAGCCGAAGGTTTACGTGTCTGCTGGTTCAACTGCACTGATTGATGGTGGCAATGAAACTGTGGTCGCTACTTGCATCGCTGAGCGAGCCAGACCACCTGCTGAAGTGTCCTGGGAGTCCAACCTTTTTGGCCAGTCAGAGGTGCAGCTATTTGATGAACCCAATGGTACTACCAACACACAAGTGCGTTACATCTGGCAGCCTACACGTCATGTTCAGGGCAACACACTCACTTGCGTGGTCCGCCACCCAGCTCTGCAGAATGACTTCAGGATCCCCTACCAGCTCAATGTGCAGT ttGCTCCTGATATCTCCGTCGTTGGGTATGATGGAGACTGGTACGTAGGCCGGGAAAATGTTCAAATGACGTGCAAAGCCAACGCTAACCCGCCAGCTCATCACTTCAGATGGATCAG GTTGGACAGAGAGATGCCTGAAGGGGTGGAAATGATAAACAGCACTTTGCTTTTCCTGCGTCCCCTCCAGCGGAATGACTCTGGCGTTTACAGGTGTGAGGTTGCCAATGACATCAACCTCCGCAGTCGGGATGTGCGTATTCTCATACAAG ATCCTCCCACCATGCCTTCCACCATTACCACTCCTGTCCTAACTGGCTTCTCCTCCACTTTTGTGGATGATAAGGGCCACGTCCTTCTGAGCTCCCCCACACTTGAAGCCCTTCCCGAAAGTAATCTTGGTTCCATAGTGGGTGGGGCCGTGGGAGGGGCCTTATTCCTCTTGCTGCTGCTGTCTCTGGTTGGTGTGTGTTACCTACGGAAGCAGCAGACCTTTCATGGGAACTACTACACCAAGCAGTACCTGGGCCCAAATGATCTCCAGAAAGCTCCCACTCAGCACGAACTCCATCCTACCAAAGCTGGCAGCAGATCTCAGCATCGGGACCATGATCGAGAGGAGTGGGGCGACCGCCAGCTGAAGCAGGAGCGGGACCGCCGCCACCATAGTGACTATAACGGAGAAGAGTATCCTGTTAATGGGTACACTAGGGCAATGAGGGAGAGCAGGCGCCACAGTCATCAACAGAATCACCatcatgaacacacacagtattctagTCCACAGCAGGCCAGATGTGTCAGATACCCTCATTCACCCAAACTACAGGGAAACGGCTCCCCCTACATGTCAGACGACTGCTACGATAGCGGGCCCGACGGTGATTATGTATCTCATAAAGATGGCTCAGTCATTTCACGCAGGGAGTGGTATGTTTGA